A part of Mucilaginibacter defluvii genomic DNA contains:
- a CDS encoding FecR family protein, whose amino-acid sequence MDQSQRKSELLKKYMGNTCTRGEFDELFEMLRQADNFDDFDLAFKNHWDKASQVATPKAANLGGIRQNVVMRLWSMRRGRVRVKYATAILLICGAALFLFNRYQKPEAPVYQTAQTSAAKTKVVLLADGTRVTLNANSSLRYPDNFNADKREVYLTGEAYFEVFHDAEKPFVIHSGKLLTHVLGTTFTVSAYPQAASPLNVTVLTGKVAVKHQQANALAVLTRGESATMSYGKTRFELTKLKNPEDAIAWIDDKLIFENTDLKQVAAVLSNKYGVSIIINDKKLADQRITAIFQGQSLQGILKAVTKITHTNYTTVNNNTYTISTNKQ is encoded by the coding sequence ATGGATCAAAGTCAGCGTAAATCAGAACTTCTTAAAAAGTACATGGGCAATACGTGTACACGCGGGGAGTTTGATGAATTGTTTGAAATGCTAAGGCAGGCAGACAATTTTGATGATTTTGACCTTGCCTTTAAAAACCATTGGGATAAAGCATCACAGGTGGCCACGCCCAAAGCGGCAAATCTGGGTGGCATCCGGCAAAACGTTGTAATGCGCCTGTGGAGCATGCGCAGGGGGCGCGTACGCGTTAAATACGCAACTGCCATTTTATTGATATGCGGCGCGGCGCTGTTTTTATTTAACCGTTACCAAAAGCCCGAGGCGCCGGTTTACCAAACCGCACAAACTTCAGCAGCCAAAACAAAAGTAGTATTATTGGCTGATGGCACCCGCGTTACATTGAATGCCAACAGCAGCTTACGCTATCCCGATAATTTCAATGCCGATAAACGCGAAGTGTACCTGACGGGTGAAGCTTATTTTGAAGTATTTCATGATGCAGAAAAACCATTTGTAATTCACTCCGGCAAGTTGCTTACCCATGTTTTGGGCACAACCTTTACGGTTAGCGCTTATCCGCAGGCGGCATCCCCGTTAAATGTAACCGTACTAACCGGCAAGGTAGCCGTAAAGCATCAGCAGGCCAATGCCCTTGCGGTGCTTACCCGGGGCGAATCAGCAACCATGAGTTACGGCAAAACACGGTTTGAACTGACCAAACTCAAAAATCCCGAAGACGCCATTGCCTGGATTGATGATAAATTGATTTTTGAAAACACCGATCTGAAGCAGGTTGCCGCCGTTTTGAGTAACAAGTACGGCGTCAGCATCATTATAAATGATAAAAAGCTGGCCGACCAGCGCATAACCGCCATTTTTCAGGGTCAAAGCCTGCAAGGCATCTTAAAAGCCGTTACCAAAATAACGCATACCAATTATACCACCGTTAACAACAATACCTATACAATAAGCACCAATAAACAGTAA